The following are encoded in a window of Cherax quadricarinatus isolate ZL_2023a chromosome 62, ASM3850222v1, whole genome shotgun sequence genomic DNA:
- the LOC138854551 gene encoding uncharacterized protein isoform X2, giving the protein MVVAQAEASNVNAACEAWSGSPVPDTPISPVHQPQSAATSSSIFSVISSARTRTSPFSRLSHSSQVAPSSPMTQSSNPPTPQLDTGTPVNEAENSGYICDNTNKNDIEVSSVCSEDFSDAVSTHSALGTIDVEAGMESKEPTNVNSATDCVYTVTFDENEAPGPCSSAPTSVPLSAQTTTPTHKRSTSRKRSSSRGRSSKRRSTSRARSTSRKRSASCTRSSSRGRSNRKQSPSHSRSVASTRSSRESHTISQINVSHV; this is encoded by the exons ATGGTTGTGGCACAAGCTGAGGCGTCAAATGTGAACGCAGCATGTGAAGCTTGGTCAGGGTCTCCTGTCCCTGATACTCCCATCTCACCCGTCCATCAGCCACAAAGTGCTGCTACTTCATCAAGTATATTTTCAGTGATTAGCTCAGCAAGAACTCGAACCTCACCTTTTTCGAGACTCTCACATTCTAGTCAGGTTGCTCCATCGTCACCGATGACACAATCATCAAATCCTCCAACACCTCAGTTAGATACAG GAACGCCCGTGAACGAAGCTGAAAATTCCGGATATATTTGTGATAATACAAACAAAAATGATATTGAAGTATCATCTGTATGTTCTGAGGATTTTAGTGATGCTGTAAGTACTCATAGTGCCTTAGGAACCATAGATGTTGAAGCTGGAATGGAAAGCAAAGAACCTACCAATGTGAATAGTGCCACAGATTGTGTATACACAGTTACTTTTGATGAG AATGAAGCACCAGGACCTTGTTCAAGTGCACCAACATCCGTCCCACTCAGCGCTCAGACCACAACACCTACTCATAAAAGATCAACTTCTCGCAAGAGGTCATCCTCCCGGGGAAGATCATCTAAAAGGAGGTCAACATCTCGAGCAAGGTCTACGTCTAGAAAGAGATCGGCCTCTTGTACGAGGTCTTCATCGCGGGGACGCTCAAACAGAAAGCAGTCTCCATCTCACTCCAGGTCAGTTGCCTCTACAAGATCGTCAAGAGAATCGCATACTATCAGCCAAATTAATGTTTCTCACGTCTGA
- the LOC138854551 gene encoding uncharacterized protein isoform X1: MVVAQAEASNVNAACEAWSGSPVPDTPISPVHQPQSAATSSSIFSVISSARTRTSPFSRLSHSSQVAPSSPMTQSSNPPTPQLDTGTPVNEAENSGYICDNTNKNDIEVSSVCSEDFSDAVSTHSALGTIDVEAGMESKEPTNVNSATDCVYTVTFDEQNEAPGPCSSAPTSVPLSAQTTTPTHKRSTSRKRSSSRGRSSKRRSTSRARSTSRKRSASCTRSSSRGRSNRKQSPSHSRSVASTRSSRESHTISQINVSHV, encoded by the exons ATGGTTGTGGCACAAGCTGAGGCGTCAAATGTGAACGCAGCATGTGAAGCTTGGTCAGGGTCTCCTGTCCCTGATACTCCCATCTCACCCGTCCATCAGCCACAAAGTGCTGCTACTTCATCAAGTATATTTTCAGTGATTAGCTCAGCAAGAACTCGAACCTCACCTTTTTCGAGACTCTCACATTCTAGTCAGGTTGCTCCATCGTCACCGATGACACAATCATCAAATCCTCCAACACCTCAGTTAGATACAG GAACGCCCGTGAACGAAGCTGAAAATTCCGGATATATTTGTGATAATACAAACAAAAATGATATTGAAGTATCATCTGTATGTTCTGAGGATTTTAGTGATGCTGTAAGTACTCATAGTGCCTTAGGAACCATAGATGTTGAAGCTGGAATGGAAAGCAAAGAACCTACCAATGTGAATAGTGCCACAGATTGTGTATACACAGTTACTTTTGATGAG CAGAATGAAGCACCAGGACCTTGTTCAAGTGCACCAACATCCGTCCCACTCAGCGCTCAGACCACAACACCTACTCATAAAAGATCAACTTCTCGCAAGAGGTCATCCTCCCGGGGAAGATCATCTAAAAGGAGGTCAACATCTCGAGCAAGGTCTACGTCTAGAAAGAGATCGGCCTCTTGTACGAGGTCTTCATCGCGGGGACGCTCAAACAGAAAGCAGTCTCCATCTCACTCCAGGTCAGTTGCCTCTACAAGATCGTCAAGAGAATCGCATACTATCAGCCAAATTAATGTTTCTCACGTCTGA